The genomic stretch GACCGAGTGGTACGCCCGGTGCTGTTCATGTCGTATAGCGGCGAAGCGCGCTGGCGAACCCGGGCCGGTGACGAGATGACGATGCGTCTGGGCGAGGTAGCGCTCAAGGAGCACACTCAGCGCGCCTGGCGTACCGCGCTCGATCCCGAAGGTGACTGGATCCCGGCGGTGCTGAAGGCAGCCCACGGCCGGTTACGGCAGTTGCGTGAATCCAGCGCCCCGGATGCCGGTGGTCTCGTGATAGCCAGCGACCAACAGGATGCCCGCGCGTACGCCGAACTTCTGGAACATATGACCGGCGTGCGACCCACGTTGGTGCTCTCGGACGAGAGCGGATCCTCGGCCCAGATCGCCCAGTTCACCCAGTCCCGCGACGAATGGATCGTGGCGGTCCGGATGGTCAGCGAAGGCGTCGATGTGCCGCGATTGGGCGTGCTGGTGTACGCGACGAACACGAGCACGGCGATGTTCTTTGCGCAGGCGGTTGGCCGTGTAATCCGAGCGCGTGCGAGCGGCGAGTCCGCGACAGTATTTCTGCCGTCCGTCCCGCGGTTGCGCGCGCTCGCGCACGATATGGAGACGACGCGCGACCACGTCCTGGGTGCGCCCAAGTATGCAGACGAATGGGACGACCTCCCGGCGGACGAGCCGGCCGCCGCTACGGACACCGACCAGGACGATCGCGAGTCGTCGTACGAGCGCCTGGGCGCCTCGGCTGACTTCGAGGACGTCATCTTCGACGGTAACGCGTGGGGCAGTCAGGCCGAGCTCGACGATGAACAGGAGTTCCTCGGCATTCCCGGGCTGCTCGAACCGGATCAGGTCACGATGTTGCTACGTGATCGCCAGCAGCGGCAGGTGACTCGTCGCAGCGAACCGCAACCGGAGCCAGTGCCCGCAGCGCCGCAATCGCATCACGATGTGCTCGCCACGCTGCGCAAGGAACTCACCAGCCTGGTGTCCCTGCGGTACGCGCGCACTGGGCGTAAGCACGCCCTCATCCATGCTGAGCTGCGCCGAGTGTGTGGTGGCCCACCGACGCCACTAGCGACCGCCGAGCAGTTGCAAGCGCGGATCGACTATCTCCGCCAGAACCGGAGCTGAGATCGGGCACGTCGAACTACGGATATTGCCGCTGTTGACTTGAGCTGCCGAGGCCCGCTGCATCACGCACCATGTGAAAGGCGCAGCGGCGATCCCGTACAGGATCGCCGCTGCGCCGTTTCGGTATGTGAGTTAATCAGGTGAGCGCGATGTCCTTGGCCTTCAGGGCGCTGCCATACTCGCGGGCGTGGTGCCCGCAGAACAGCAACTCAAGACCATTCGCGAGCACAGCGCGGTTGGTCGCGCGAGCACCGCAACGGTCGCAACGGTCCGTCGCCTTCAGCTCGGTCTGGGTATCGGTCACGTCGGTGTATGTTGCGTTCATCGCTCGCTCCTTACGTCGGCGCGCCGAGAGCCACTTGGCTTCAGCGCGTTGGCGCTCACTCTATGCGGTTCACCCCCGTGAAGGTGGGATCCTCGGGCGATCTTTGTTTCGCCTATGGAGAACAACGACTATGACGACGTTTGCATTCCTCTGGTTCTGTCCGCTGTGGGCGAACCACCCGACGAGTCGTCCCGGGCGCGCGCCACGCGCGCAGGGGCGATGAGCCGTCGTCGCGGTGCCGATCGGCAGCGACCGGCCCCGCCGGTAATCCGCCCGACACAGGTACCGATCGACGCGCTGGAAGAGGCGACGCTGAGTGCGGACGCAGCGATTTCCCGGGCCAGAATCACCGGGCTCACTGGTGACGTGGTCGCGCCCGGATCGGAAATCGAACACAGTTCGATGAGCGATCTGCGGTTGGACGTCCTTGAGTTTTCTGGGGCGAGGCTCGTCGATGTGCTCATCCAGGAAGCGCAGATCACGGCGCTGAACGCCTCGGGTGCCACGTTGCGCCGCTCGGCGGTCATCGGCGGGCGGATTGGTGTCCTGGACCTCAGCGATGCCGACGTGTCCGGCGTTGAGGTACGTGGAGCGAGGATTGATTATCTGCGGCTGGACGGTGCTCGCGTGCGTGACCTGCTGATCGTGGACTGCACTGTCGGGACGATGGACCTGCCGGAGGCCGATATCCACCGCGGTGCCGTCGTCAGCAGCAGCCTCGGCGAAATTGACACGCGTCGGCTTCGTGCGGTCGATCTTGACCTGCGGGGGAGCGGAACGCCCGCCATCACCGATATCACTGCGTTGCGCGGCGCGACGCTCACCGAGTTCCACCTTCGGGTCCTGCTGCCCGCGATAGCGGCGCACCTCGGCATCGACATAGCAGAAGATCCCGCTCCATAAGGAGCGGGATCTTCAGCGGTAGAACACAGACTCGCTAGTCCAGGTAGTCGCGTAGGACTTGGGAACGCGACGGGTGGCGCAGTTTGCTCATCGTTTTGGATTCGATCTGCCGGATCCGCTCGCGGGTCACGCCGTACACCTGACCGATTTCATCGAGGGTGCGTGGCTGCCCGTCAGTGAGTCCGAACCGTAGCCGGACGACGCCTGCCTCGCGCTCGGAGAGCGTCTGCAGCACCGACTGCAACTGATCCTGCAACAGGGTGAATGACACCGCGTCGACCGCGACGACGGCTTCGGAGTCCTCGATGAAGTCACCGAGCTGACTGTCGCCCTCGTCGCCGATGGTCTGGTCGAGCGAGATCGGCTCCCGCGCGTACTGCTGGATCTCCAGCACCTTCTCGGGCGTGATGTCCATTTCCTTGGCGAGTTCTTCAGGAGTCGGCTCGCGGCCTAGGTCCTGCAGCAACTCGCGCTGGATACGGCCCAACTTGTTGATGACCTCAACCATGTGGACCGGGATGCGGATGGTGCGGGCCTGATCGGCCATCGCGCGGGTGATCGCCTGGCGAATCCACCACGTCGCGTACGTCGAGAACTTGTAGCCCTTGGTGTAGTCGAACTTCTCGACCGCACGGATCAGGCCAAGGTTGCCTTCTTGAATGAGGTCGAGAAAGGCCATCCCGCGGCCCGTGTAACGCTTGGCCAACGACACCACGAGTCGGAGGTTAGCCTCGAGCAGGTGGTTCTTGGCGCGTTCGCCGTCGCGCACGATCCAATTCAGATCACGGCGCATCTGCGTGGTGATCTTTTCCTTCTGCTCTTCGATCTGCCGCTTACGCTCTACGGCGTACAGTCCGGCCTCGATTCGCTTGGCGAGGTCGACTTCTTCCTCGGCGTTCAGCAAGGCGACCTTGCCGATCTGCTTGAGATAGGCGCGAACTGAATCGGCGGAGGCAGTTAGCTCGGCGTCTTTACGAGCCTGCTTGAGCGCCTCGGACTCCTCTTCTTCCTCGTCATCGTCGTCCTGCGCGTCCGCCGACTCAATGGTCTTTACCTCGACCTTGTCCGACTGCGGGTCGTCCTGCTCGGGAGCGTCTGATTCGGCGGCGGCACCGGCGGACTTGGCCGTTGATTTCTTCGCCGCCGTCTTCTTCGCTGCGGTCTTCTTCGCCGGACCCTTCTTGGCAGGTGCCTTCTTCGTTACCGTAGCCGTTGCGGATGCGGCGGTCTTCTTCGCGACTGCAGCTACCGCCCGAGTGCTCGTCTCTCTCGCGCCGCTCTCCTGAGAGCCAACTGAAGTTGAATGCACGCGGTTCCTTTCGCAGCGTGAGCGTCAGGAGCTCACGGTGTGTGAGCACACCAATAGAGAACTACCTGGTCTGGATCGGCCGTAGGTCTTGACGGCCAGCGTCTGTTCCATTGTAACCGCGCTCCGAAATAACCCGGTCGCCAAGGGGACCGATCTGAGCGGTCGGTGGCGCCGAGAACCGCGTCACGTGGGCGATCGCGGTATCGATGCGGCTATGTTGATAGGTTCTCGCGCGCCGCGTACGCGGCACCGACGATGCCCGCGTTATTGAGCATGTGCGCGACCGCGACCGGGGTGCGGCACTCCAACAACGGCACCCATTTTTCCGCCTTCTTGCTGATCCCGCCACCAACGATGATCAGATCCGGCCACAGCCCGCGCTCAAGCACCTGGAGGTAGTGGCTGACCCGTGCGGCCCACTGCGGGTAACTGAGTCCCTTACGGTCCTTGACCGAACCTGCCGCGCGATGCTCGCCGTCCTTCCCGTCGACTTCGATGTGGCCGAGCTCAGTGTTGGGGACCAACACCCCATTGACGATCAGCGCCGAGCCGATTCCGGTGCCAAATGTCAGCATCAGGACGGTTCCGGCGACGCCGCGCCCGGCGCCGTAGCGCACCTCAGCGAGTCCGGCGGCGTCCGCATCGTTGAGCACTTCGGCGGGCATCGAAAGCCGCTCGGACATCAGCGCAGTGACGTCACTGCCGATCCAGGATTGATCGATATTGGCAGCGGTGCGCGCGACGCCGCGTTGAATCACCGACGGAACGGTGATGCCCACCTCGCCGTGATAGCCACTTTGCTCCACGATCTGTGCGACGACCTCCGCAACGTTTTGCGGAGTCGACTTCGTTGGCGTCGGGATCCGGATCCGTTCGGTCGTGAGCGTGCCGTCGGCGAGATTTACCAGCGCTCCTTTGATCCCCGTGCCACCGATGTCGATACCCAGTCCGAGGTGGGGACCTGCCGTCATGATGTCTCCCGTTGAGCCGATCCGAGGGGTGAGTCGCGCACACTTAGGATAGAGCCATGACCAGCCCCGATCGCACCGTCGCGACCGTCGACCTCGACCACCTCTGCTCGCTCGCGCGCACGCTCGGCCGCCAGGCCGCTGACCTCGTTAAGGCCGGTCGGACCGCGGCCGTGGTCGATATCGACACCAAGTCCGACCCGACTGATGTGGTCACCGCGATGGATCGCGCCTGCGAAGCGTTGCTGCGCGAACGACTAGCCGAGCTGCGACCTGGCGATGGCGTGCACGGGGAGGAGCACACGGAGTCCGAGGGCCGCACGGGCGTCCGGTGGATTATCGATCCCATCGACGGAACCGTGAACTACCTCTACGGACTCGAGAACTACTCGATTTCCATCGCAGTCGAGGTGGACGGCGACCTGGTCGTAGGTGTGGTTACCAAACCGGCGACCGGTGAACAGTTCCATGCGGTGCGCGGCGGTGGCGCCTTCCTCGACGATTGGCCGATCGGCTGTTCGGCCCCCACGGATCTGAGCTTGACACTGTTGGCGACCGGCTTCGGGTACCTTCCGTCCCGCCGCGCGGCTCAAGGCGCCGTGGTCGGCGCGCTGTTAGCGGAGGTACGCGATATTCGTCGGATGGGGTCGGCCGCGCTGGATCTGTGCAATGTGGCGGCCGGACGCGTCGATGCGTATTACGAGTGGGGCACCCATATTTGGGACTGGGCCGCCGGCGCGGTCATTTGCCGCGAGGCCGGCGTCGACGTCCGCCTACCGGAGGATGACGAGGGCCTCGTCGTTGCCTGCGCGCCATCGGTATCGAGCGCGCTGAACGACGCGATCCGCAGCCGAATCAAGCCCGAATGGCAGGTACCGCACTAGCGGCGACGTCCGTAACAGAGTTAACTGCCGTCATCGGCCGGCTGTTCACCGTCAGAGGGCTCCGGGGCGTCCCCGGAACCGTCCGCTCCCTCCTGGGAGGTGTCGGCCTCGGCGCCGTCAGATTCAGGACAACCGGCCTGGACTTTGCCTTCAGCGGCGACCAGTTTGTCGATCGTTTGGGTCGACTGGTTGGCGTCGGCGATACCGTTGTACGCAGTACCAGCGATCACATGGATCGTCCCGTCGGTGATGTGGTTGGAGCGGTCAACGTCGAAGTCGGGAAAGTTCGCCGCGACTAGATCTGCCTGGAATTCGCTGCCGGTTCCGTACTGGATAGTCCCAGCAGTGCTGTACGTGCCATCGTCGGCATTTCCGACCTCCGTGACAGTGAAACCACGGCCTGTCAGGTCGGCCTCGATCGACGCCGCCAACCCGGTCTGGTCGGTACCGTTGAGGACGACGACCTGAATCTTGCCGAGATCTTTCAGCTCCGCCAACTCTTCCTCAGAAGCGCTCTTGGTGCACGGTGCGGCCTGTTTCGCGACTTCTTCATCGTTCTTGCGAATAACCTGCCACCAGACGCCGACGGCCAGAACGGCTAGCACAATCAAGAAAATGAGCGGGGGAATAGGCCTACGACCGCCCGGGCGACGGGGTGCCTTGGACTCGCTCACTAGTTCTCCTGACTGATTGGCGCGCGCGTTCTGGTGCCGTCTTATTCTGCCCGCTCAGCGGGAACAAGTAGCGACCGACACGCGTTATCGCACCATGCGCTGGCGGACTGGGAATCGGTGGTGTACCCTCGCGCGGTCAGAGCCTGTTTCTGAAGCCGACCGGTGCCTGACCGACCCGCTCCGACTTCGCGACATGCTGTGACCTCGCGTAGCCAACACCGCGCCCCCACAACCACCAGGAGATGTCTCCCAGAAATGGCAACTGACTACGACGCCCCTCGACGCAACGAATCCGACGATCTCGGAGAAGATTCGCTCGAGGAGCTCAAAGCCCGCCGCGCTGAGAATCAGTCATCGTCAATCGATGTCGATGATTCCGATCTCGAGCCGGTCGAACTACCCGGCGCCGACTTGTCTGCCGAAGAGTTGACAGTCACCGTCGTCCCGAAGCAGTCCGACGAGTTCACTTGCAGCAGCTGCTTCCTCGTACAGCACCGCTCACGTCTCGCTGTCGAGAAGAAGAACCAGCTGATCTGCCGCGATTGCGCGGCATAACAGCCGAAGCTGCCGACCTACTCAGCCGCCGCTGTCGCACACGCGACGACGGCGGCTGAAAACTTCTCCGGGTGGCGGGTGCTGACCAGCGCGTACGGCGGTTCGTTGCCGACGCACACCACCTTGGACGCCGACTGGATCCACGGTCGCAGGAGAGTGACCGCGGCTGGGTCGCCGCCGACCCCCGCTGCTCGACGCGTATTGCGTTGATCGAGTTCTTCCACGCTAGCGACCTGGCGGCACGGCACCGAAAACTTACCGATGTGCACGAGGTCCGCAGTTACTTCGATCTTGGTAAGTCCCGCCGATGCGAGCAATGCAGAGACCAGCAAGACCGGAACGGAGAGCGTGATCGCCGGGTGGATCGGCAGGTACATCCACACCTGTAGTTCCAGCACCACCGTCATCACCAGGGCGCCCGCCCACCAGCCGATCGGCATGTAGAGGCGCTCGGAGTACGTCGGAGTATCGGTGGGCGATGATGCGGCGGACATTAGTCAAGGGTAGCCTCCGTCGGGTGTCCGAACTGCGAGTGCCAATCCGATTGCTTGATGAGCAGGCCACCCCGCCGAGCTACGCGCATTCTTCAGATGCGGGAGCTGACCTGTGCGTGCGCACCGACGTCACCCTGGCCCCAGGACAACGGGCGTTGGTCGGCACGGGAGTCGCGCTGGCGATTCCGGACGGGTTCGTAGGGCTCGTGCACCCACGCTCCGGACTCGCGCACCGCCATGGGCTGAGTATCGTGAACGCGCCGGGTGTCATCGATGCTGGCTACCGAGGCGAAATCATGCTCAACCTCATCAACACCGACCCCGTGCACGCCGTAACCTTGAAGCAGGGGGAGCGAGCCGCCCAACTGCTGGTGCAGCGGGTGGAACGAGTTCGCTTCGAGGTTGTCGATGCACTCGACGACACGGACCGCGCAGAGGCCGGTCACGGCTCGACCGGCCGCTGACCACCACGACAGGAGCACCTTGGCGAAAATGTTCGGACGTCGAAACAAGATCGACCGCGCGTTGCGTGAACGTGGCGTTCCGCCCGAGGTCGCCGCACAAGAGTCCGTTGCTGACGAGGTGACCGATGGGCCGTACGACATCGTCGACGCGCCTGGCGATCTCGGGTCCTACATGGACTTTGGCGCGCTCAAAATCAAGGTCACCCCAGGGTTCGAAGTCCGCCTGGAAATGGCGAAGTCTGGCGAGTTGAACGGAGTGTCGTTATTGCGCGCCGGCACGATCATGCAACTCGGTGTCTTCGCTGCGCCGCGCTCGGGCGGCGCATGGGAGATGATCCGTGGTGACATCGTCGGCGAGATCGAACGCAGCGGCGGTGAGGTGAGTGAACGCGAGGACGAGTTCGGTCCGACGCTGATCGCGACGCTGAAGACACCGAATGGGAAGCAAGCCGCGCGGT from Cumulibacter soli encodes the following:
- a CDS encoding DEAD/DEAH box helicase translates to MRAVEGQQGANGGYRPPTSDTPLRGWQRKALNRYLMTRSEDFMLVATPGAGKTTFALRVARELLDVGTISQVIVIAPTEHLKVQWAKAAERIGIRIDPKFSGSAGRTSSDYAGVAATYAGVAGAIDTFATRTKSRETLVILDEVHHAGDAKSWGSAIRAAFSHATRRLMLTGTPFRSDDTPIPFVTYETIAGGMKKSVADFSYGYGDALTDRVVRPVLFMSYSGEARWRTRAGDEMTMRLGEVALKEHTQRAWRTALDPEGDWIPAVLKAAHGRLRQLRESSAPDAGGLVIASDQQDARAYAELLEHMTGVRPTLVLSDESGSSAQIAQFTQSRDEWIVAVRMVSEGVDVPRLGVLVYATNTSTAMFFAQAVGRVIRARASGESATVFLPSVPRLRALAHDMETTRDHVLGAPKYADEWDDLPADEPAAATDTDQDDRESSYERLGASADFEDVIFDGNAWGSQAELDDEQEFLGIPGLLEPDQVTMLLRDRQQRQVTRRSEPQPEPVPAAPQSHHDVLATLRKELTSLVSLRYARTGRKHALIHAELRRVCGGPPTPLATAEQLQARIDYLRQNRS
- a CDS encoding DUF7455 domain-containing protein, which produces MNATYTDVTDTQTELKATDRCDRCGARATNRAVLANGLELLFCGHHAREYGSALKAKDIALT
- a CDS encoding pentapeptide repeat-containing protein, coding for MSRRRGADRQRPAPPVIRPTQVPIDALEEATLSADAAISRARITGLTGDVVAPGSEIEHSSMSDLRLDVLEFSGARLVDVLIQEAQITALNASGATLRRSAVIGGRIGVLDLSDADVSGVEVRGARIDYLRLDGARVRDLLIVDCTVGTMDLPEADIHRGAVVSSSLGEIDTRRLRAVDLDLRGSGTPAITDITALRGATLTEFHLRVLLPAIAAHLGIDIAEDPAP
- a CDS encoding RNA polymerase sigma factor produces the protein MHSTSVGSQESGARETSTRAVAAVAKKTAASATATVTKKAPAKKGPAKKTAAKKTAAKKSTAKSAGAAAESDAPEQDDPQSDKVEVKTIESADAQDDDDEEEEESEALKQARKDAELTASADSVRAYLKQIGKVALLNAEEEVDLAKRIEAGLYAVERKRQIEEQKEKITTQMRRDLNWIVRDGERAKNHLLEANLRLVVSLAKRYTGRGMAFLDLIQEGNLGLIRAVEKFDYTKGYKFSTYATWWIRQAITRAMADQARTIRIPVHMVEVINKLGRIQRELLQDLGREPTPEELAKEMDITPEKVLEIQQYAREPISLDQTIGDEGDSQLGDFIEDSEAVVAVDAVSFTLLQDQLQSVLQTLSEREAGVVRLRFGLTDGQPRTLDEIGQVYGVTRERIRQIESKTMSKLRHPSRSQVLRDYLD
- the ppgK gene encoding polyphosphate--glucose phosphotransferase, coding for MTAGPHLGLGIDIGGTGIKGALVNLADGTLTTERIRIPTPTKSTPQNVAEVVAQIVEQSGYHGEVGITVPSVIQRGVARTAANIDQSWIGSDVTALMSERLSMPAEVLNDADAAGLAEVRYGAGRGVAGTVLMLTFGTGIGSALIVNGVLVPNTELGHIEVDGKDGEHRAAGSVKDRKGLSYPQWAARVSHYLQVLERGLWPDLIIVGGGISKKAEKWVPLLECRTPVAVAHMLNNAGIVGAAYAARENLST
- a CDS encoding inositol monophosphatase family protein, with the protein product MTSPDRTVATVDLDHLCSLARTLGRQAADLVKAGRTAAVVDIDTKSDPTDVVTAMDRACEALLRERLAELRPGDGVHGEEHTESEGRTGVRWIIDPIDGTVNYLYGLENYSISIAVEVDGDLVVGVVTKPATGEQFHAVRGGGAFLDDWPIGCSAPTDLSLTLLATGFGYLPSRRAAQGAVVGALLAEVRDIRRMGSAALDLCNVAAGRVDAYYEWGTHIWDWAAGAVICREAGVDVRLPEDDEGLVVACAPSVSSALNDAIRSRIKPEWQVPH
- a CDS encoding LytR C-terminal domain-containing protein — translated: MSESKAPRRPGGRRPIPPLIFLIVLAVLAVGVWWQVIRKNDEEVAKQAAPCTKSASEEELAELKDLGKIQVVVLNGTDQTGLAASIEADLTGRGFTVTEVGNADDGTYSTAGTIQYGTGSEFQADLVAANFPDFDVDRSNHITDGTIHVIAGTAYNGIADANQSTQTIDKLVAAEGKVQAGCPESDGAEADTSQEGADGSGDAPEPSDGEQPADDGS
- a CDS encoding DUF4193 domain-containing protein → MATDYDAPRRNESDDLGEDSLEELKARRAENQSSSIDVDDSDLEPVELPGADLSAEELTVTVVPKQSDEFTCSSCFLVQHRSRLAVEKKNQLICRDCAA
- a CDS encoding DUF3093 domain-containing protein, which gives rise to MSAASSPTDTPTYSERLYMPIGWWAGALVMTVVLELQVWMYLPIHPAITLSVPVLLVSALLASAGLTKIEVTADLVHIGKFSVPCRQVASVEELDQRNTRRAAGVGGDPAAVTLLRPWIQSASKVVCVGNEPPYALVSTRHPEKFSAAVVACATAAAE
- the dut gene encoding dUTP diphosphatase → MSELRVPIRLLDEQATPPSYAHSSDAGADLCVRTDVTLAPGQRALVGTGVALAIPDGFVGLVHPRSGLAHRHGLSIVNAPGVIDAGYRGEIMLNLINTDPVHAVTLKQGERAAQLLVQRVERVRFEVVDALDDTDRAEAGHGSTGR
- a CDS encoding DUF3710 domain-containing protein; translated protein: MFGRRNKIDRALRERGVPPEVAAQESVADEVTDGPYDIVDAPGDLGSYMDFGALKIKVTPGFEVRLEMAKSGELNGVSLLRAGTIMQLGVFAAPRSGGAWEMIRGDIVGEIERSGGEVSEREDEFGPTLIATLKTPNGKQAARFIGVDGPRWFLRALIAGGVAHDDEACAPFLDVFRGIVVDRGTDPKPVREPITLRLPAALAAQVEQASADARAKAVAQAQAAAQARAAAQNTGQKTGQQAGDT